From the Leptolyngbya sp. 'hensonii' genome, the window AAACGAACTATTGCTTCACCAAAACTTCTTCGTCCAGATCCCAACTTTCTGACTCGCAGACTCTTTAAGTCATACTCCGCCCGTAAATCATCTTCCATTTCTGACTTATCCCTCTTCATAGGTTTCTCGCTCGGTTCGTGTCACTTGTCTTGCGCTAATGATGCGTATTGAATTGCCCCTTTCGGTATACGACACAATTAACAATCGTCCTCGGCTTGATTGTCCAACGATAAGATAACGCTCCTCGTCCTCAGAATGGTCTGGATCGTAGAAGTCAACATATAGAGGATCATCAAAAACAGTTTTTGCTTCCTCAAATGAGACTCCATGCTTTGATAGATTGCGTTCTGCCTTGTTTTCATCCCAGTTAAACTGCATAAAGCTATTGTATCTTTACTCACCTAACCGATTGCACGTTTTGGTCTGGAAGGGACTTAATC encodes:
- a CDS encoding BrnT family toxin — translated: MQFNWDENKAERNLSKHGVSFEEAKTVFDDPLYVDFYDPDHSEDEERYLIVGQSSRGRLLIVSYTERGNSIRIISARQVTRTERETYEEG